In Lycorma delicatula isolate Av1 chromosome 10, ASM4794821v1, whole genome shotgun sequence, a genomic segment contains:
- the LOC142331226 gene encoding uncharacterized protein LOC142331226: MYLINNKNITITEMESVLSDVSDANNNNSSSLNPVADVSSKSYSLRPRAAVRPGVGVLDNDTTGEWRPRGRTKRRQKQKPPPLSKYRRKTANARERSRMREINEAFESLRRAIPHLTHENNHNEKMTKITTLRLAMKYIAALTQALQEPDLESDLDSAEYTLSLTPTSLSDHSLASDFSDNLLPATLAANDLPINVPADLQNHSLLPSFFSDVDPCLSLPDFNHTSYVFDDSPFTADFS; the protein is encoded by the coding sequence atgtatttaataaataataaaaacattacgatCACGGAAATGGAGAGCGTATTAAGTGATGTTAGTGATGCTAATAACAATAACAGCAGTAGTTTAAATCCAGTTGCTGATGTCAGTAGTAAAAGTTATTCGTTAAGACCAAGAGCTGCTGTAAGACCAGGGGTTGGAGTATTAGATAATGATACGACCGGAGAATGGAGACCGCGTGGACGTACGAAGCGCagacaaaaacaaaaaccacCGCCGTTAagtaaatatagaagaaaaacagCCAATGCACGCGAAAGATCGCGTATGAGAGAGATTAACGAAGCGTTTGAATCGTTGAGGCGTGCCATACCGCATTTAACCCATGAAAATAACCATAACgagaaaatgacaaaaataaccACGTTAAGGTTAGCTATGAAATATATAGCAGCATTAACACAAGCTTTACAAGAACCTGATCTTGAATCGGATTTAGATTCGGCCGAATATACATTATCGCTTACACCTACATCATTAAGTGATCATTCGTTGGCATCCGACTTTTCTGATAATCTATTACCGGCGACATTAGCAGCTAATGATTTACCTATAAACGTACCGGCAGATCTACAAAATCATTCTTTGCTACCGTCATTTTTTTCCGATGTCGATCCATGTTTATCTTTACCGGATTTTAATCATACATCATATGTTTTTGATGATAGCCCTTTTACTGCTGATTTCAGCTAg